Proteins from a single region of Ensifer adhaerens:
- the rplS gene encoding 50S ribosomal protein L19, which yields MNIIQQLEAEQAAKIAAKRTLPEFSAGDTLRVNVRVVEGNRTRVQAYEGVCIARSGGGINESFTVRKISYGEGVERVFPVYSPLVESVEVVRRGKVRRAKLYYLRDRRGKSARIVENTGTRARKLNEAERQAIAEEKARIEAEKVAAAQALAAEKAAAEAAEAKAAAEAAAE from the coding sequence ATGAACATCATCCAGCAGCTGGAAGCCGAACAGGCCGCCAAGATCGCCGCCAAGCGCACCCTTCCCGAATTCTCCGCCGGCGACACGCTGCGCGTCAACGTCCGCGTTGTCGAAGGCAACCGTACCCGCGTTCAGGCCTATGAAGGCGTCTGCATCGCTCGTTCGGGCGGCGGCATCAACGAAAGCTTCACCGTTCGCAAGATCTCCTACGGCGAAGGCGTCGAGCGCGTATTCCCGGTTTACTCGCCGCTCGTCGAGAGCGTCGAAGTGGTTCGCCGCGGTAAGGTCCGTCGCGCCAAGCTCTACTACCTGCGCGATCGTCGCGGTAAGTCGGCTCGTATCGTCGAGAACACCGGCACGCGCGCCCGCAAGCTGAACGAAGCCGAGCGTCAGGCGATCGCCGAGGAAAAGGCACGCATCGAGGCTGAAAAGGTTGCAGCAGCTCAGGCTCTCGCCGCCGAGAAGGCAGCAGCCGAAGCCGCCGAAGCAAAGGCAGCAGCGGAAGCCGCAGCAGAATAA
- a CDS encoding sulfite exporter TauE/SafE family protein, producing the protein MHIFEVLMLFAAGFLSGVVNAIAGGGTFLTFGAMTLGGLSPIVANATSSIIQFPGYITSALAYAKEIRADKRYAILLGVISALGGLAGALLLISLSNASFRALVPWLLLAATAIFAAGPLLKPKARVDEHAINPAGIGAQFVTSIYGGFFGAGMGIMMLAVLGLATGGGYHRLNALKNFISIVIAAIAIVVFAAGGVVSWLHAAIMVPGAALGGYSGVWAARRVPQAVIRALVVAVGLLLAAYYFFTG; encoded by the coding sequence ATGCATATCTTCGAAGTGCTCATGCTGTTTGCGGCCGGCTTCCTGTCCGGCGTCGTCAATGCCATCGCCGGCGGCGGAACGTTCCTGACCTTCGGGGCGATGACGCTTGGCGGCCTGTCGCCGATCGTCGCCAACGCGACCTCGTCGATCATCCAGTTCCCGGGCTACATCACCTCGGCGCTTGCCTATGCCAAGGAGATTCGCGCCGACAAGCGCTATGCCATCCTGCTCGGTGTGATCTCGGCGCTTGGCGGTCTTGCCGGCGCACTGCTCTTGATCTCGCTTTCCAACGCCTCCTTCCGCGCGCTGGTGCCCTGGCTGCTGCTTGCGGCAACTGCGATTTTCGCGGCCGGGCCGCTCTTGAAGCCCAAGGCGCGCGTCGACGAGCATGCGATCAACCCGGCCGGCATCGGCGCCCAGTTCGTCACGTCAATTTATGGCGGCTTCTTCGGCGCCGGCATGGGCATCATGATGCTGGCCGTGCTTGGCCTTGCGACCGGCGGCGGCTACCATCGGCTGAACGCGCTCAAGAACTTCATCTCGATCGTGATAGCGGCGATCGCCATCGTCGTCTTTGCTGCCGGTGGTGTCGTCTCCTGGCTGCATGCGGCGATCATGGTGCCGGGCGCTGCGCTTGGCGGCTACAGCGGCGTCTGGGCGGCGAGACGCGTACCACAGGCGGTCATCCGCGCGCTTGTGGTCGCCGTCGGCCTGCTGCTTGCCGCCTATTACTTCTTTACCGGCTGA
- the trmD gene encoding tRNA (guanosine(37)-N1)-methyltransferase TrmD, with protein MTFRATVLTLYPEMFPGHLGVSLSGKALERGQWSIEAVQIRDFAEDKHRTVDDTPAGGGAGMVLKPDVLARAIDRVSEDDDRPRLLMSPRGRPLTQERVRELASGPGVVIVCGRFEGVDQRVIDARGLEEVSIGDYILSGGEPAALTLLDAVVRILPGVMGNELSGVHESFEGGLLEHPHYTRPQVFEGREIPAVLTSGNHGAIAKWREAEARRLTAERRPDLLDQPVKK; from the coding sequence ATGACGTTTCGCGCAACTGTTCTGACGCTCTATCCCGAAATGTTTCCGGGCCATCTCGGCGTTTCCCTTTCGGGCAAGGCGCTGGAGCGCGGCCAATGGTCGATCGAGGCGGTGCAGATCCGCGATTTCGCCGAGGACAAGCACCGCACTGTCGACGATACGCCTGCCGGCGGCGGTGCCGGCATGGTGCTGAAACCCGACGTGCTTGCCCGGGCGATCGATCGTGTCTCTGAAGATGACGATCGGCCAAGATTGCTGATGAGCCCGCGCGGCCGACCGCTGACGCAAGAGCGGGTACGTGAACTCGCGTCCGGGCCTGGCGTCGTCATCGTCTGCGGACGGTTCGAAGGCGTCGACCAGCGCGTGATCGATGCGCGCGGCCTCGAAGAGGTTTCCATAGGCGACTATATTCTTTCCGGCGGCGAGCCGGCGGCCCTCACGCTGCTCGATGCCGTCGTGCGCATCCTGCCGGGTGTCATGGGCAACGAGCTTTCGGGCGTGCATGAAAGCTTCGAAGGCGGCCTGCTCGAGCATCCGCACTATACCCGGCCGCAGGTCTTCGAAGGGCGCGAGATCCCGGCGGTGCTGACCTCGGGCAACCACGGCGCGATTGCCAAGTGGCGCGAGGCGGAGGCGCGGCGCCTGACCGCCGAGCGCAGGCCCGATCTTCTCGATCAGCCGGTAAAGAAGTAA